One Candidatus Fermentibacter sp. genomic window carries:
- a CDS encoding PfkB family carbohydrate kinase — MAVLVVGSIALDTLTTPSGKAEETLGGSAVYFSLGARPFDSVRVVGVVGPDFPVLEKRFLEEKGIDLGGLQTGQGPTFRWEGVYGPDLGDARTIRTELGVFAGFAPRLPEHYRSTPCLFLANIDPVLQLDVLGQVENPRWIAVDTMNLWIDRQRDAVLEVFRKVQMVFVNASEAMQVSGETNIFRAGAWILEHGPEYVVIKRGAAGVLALGGPVPFNLPAVPVENVIDPTGAGDSFAAGMLGFLSGSGRGLDFDSIRMGLAYGSVIASFAVSGFGTGMMRDLTKEAIEERMRFYLSSNQIMGRS, encoded by the coding sequence ATGGCCGTACTCGTGGTAGGTTCGATAGCGCTGGACACCCTCACGACTCCCTCGGGCAAGGCCGAGGAGACCCTCGGGGGGTCGGCGGTCTACTTCTCGCTGGGTGCCAGACCCTTCGACTCCGTAAGGGTCGTCGGCGTCGTAGGCCCGGACTTCCCCGTGCTCGAGAAGCGCTTCCTGGAGGAGAAGGGGATCGATCTCGGCGGGCTTCAGACAGGCCAGGGTCCGACATTCCGCTGGGAGGGAGTGTACGGCCCCGACCTCGGAGATGCCAGGACGATAAGGACCGAGCTCGGGGTGTTCGCGGGCTTCGCCCCCAGGCTGCCCGAGCACTACCGGAGCACGCCCTGCCTGTTCCTCGCGAACATCGACCCGGTGCTGCAGCTCGACGTGCTGGGGCAGGTCGAGAACCCGCGCTGGATAGCGGTCGACACCATGAACCTCTGGATCGACAGGCAGCGGGACGCCGTTCTCGAGGTGTTCCGCAAGGTCCAGATGGTTTTCGTGAACGCCTCGGAGGCGATGCAGGTCTCGGGCGAGACGAACATCTTCAGGGCGGGAGCGTGGATACTCGAACACGGCCCGGAGTATGTCGTCATCAAGAGGGGCGCGGCGGGCGTCCTGGCGCTCGGGGGGCCCGTCCCGTTCAACCTTCCCGCGGTGCCCGTCGAGAACGTGATCGATCCGACCGGAGCAGGAGATTCTTTCGCCGCGGGCATGCTCGGATTCCTGTCCGGCTCGGGCAGGGGGCTCGATTTCGACAGCATCAGGATGGGGCTGGCCTACGGCTCCGTCATAGCCAGCTTCGCCGTTTCCGGCTTCGGGACCGGGATGATGAGGGATCTGACGAAGGAGGCCATAGAGGAGCGCATGCGCTTCTACCTCTCCTCGAACCAGATCATGGGCCGTTCCTGA
- the purM gene encoding phosphoribosylformylglycinamidine cyclo-ligase — MAGTDYARAGVDIDEGEKAVSLMKQAVRETFTPRVLSDLGSFGGLFRADFPGMRKPVLVASTDGVGTKLKIAAAVGDYSTVGRDLVNHCVNDILSQGAEPLFFLDYIACGRLDSSVAAGIVTGMASACRENGCALLGGETAEMPGFYSPGDYDVAGTIVGVVDEEHMVTASGVRPGMALIGLPSTGLHTNGYSLARMVLFEIAGLAPGDSPAELGGQTLAQALLAVHRSYLKAVAPLVRKGLAAGICHVTGGGIPGNLGRILPPGCGAVIEENWHVPPVFGLIRRLGDVAPEDMRRAFNMGVGLILAVPAGRAAEAESMLAGAGEQPFRAGSTDDSGAIRFTGGREAGL, encoded by the coding sequence ATGGCCGGCACCGACTACGCCAGGGCCGGAGTCGACATAGACGAGGGCGAGAAGGCCGTATCCCTGATGAAGCAGGCCGTCAGGGAGACCTTCACCCCCCGCGTCCTCTCGGACCTCGGGAGCTTCGGGGGCCTCTTCCGGGCCGACTTCCCCGGCATGAGGAAGCCCGTCCTGGTCGCCAGCACCGACGGTGTGGGCACCAAACTGAAGATAGCCGCGGCTGTCGGAGACTACTCGACGGTGGGCCGCGACCTCGTCAACCACTGTGTCAACGACATCCTCTCCCAGGGGGCGGAGCCGCTCTTCTTCCTCGACTACATCGCGTGCGGCAGGCTCGATTCGTCGGTGGCCGCCGGGATCGTCACGGGCATGGCCTCCGCCTGCAGGGAGAACGGATGCGCCCTTCTCGGCGGCGAAACGGCCGAGATGCCCGGCTTCTACTCCCCGGGCGACTATGACGTCGCCGGGACGATTGTCGGCGTGGTAGACGAGGAGCACATGGTGACGGCATCAGGGGTCCGCCCGGGCATGGCCCTGATCGGCCTCCCCTCGACCGGGCTGCACACGAACGGATACTCCCTGGCCAGGATGGTCCTCTTCGAGATCGCCGGCCTCGCACCCGGCGACTCCCCCGCGGAGCTGGGCGGGCAAACCCTGGCCCAGGCTCTCCTGGCGGTTCACAGGAGCTATCTGAAGGCCGTCGCGCCCCTCGTACGGAAGGGCCTCGCGGCAGGGATCTGCCATGTCACGGGGGGCGGGATCCCCGGGAACCTCGGCAGGATCCTGCCGCCGGGCTGCGGCGCCGTCATCGAGGAGAACTGGCATGTCCCCCCGGTGTTCGGCCTCATCCGCAGGCTGGGCGACGTTGCCCCGGAAGACATGCGCAGAGCCTTCAACATGGGTGTCGGCCTCATCCTGGCCGTTCCGGCCGGGAGAGCCGCCGAGGCGGAGTCGATGCTCGCAGGAGCCGGAGAGCAACCCTTCAGGGCTGGCAGCACCGACGATTCCGGTGCGATCCGGTTCACGGGCGGAAGGGAGGCGGGGCTGTGA